A genomic stretch from Pseudoliparis swirei isolate HS2019 ecotype Mariana Trench chromosome 18, NWPU_hadal_v1, whole genome shotgun sequence includes:
- the arhgap46a gene encoding rho GTPase-activating protein 39 isoform X2 produces the protein MNTKQTHNAQRRVAGVVCAPMRSLTGVRWSKPDGMEPRRVYEAALLTSDNETSPQRPDPESLCGDGSQAASHKSLVLSLCSLFIADWVEILEPRSRERMYVNLTTGECGWDPPLDVPVRQADGNQWWELFDPQSGRFYYYNSTGRRTVWHRPQGADIVPLSQLQAMRRCSEAKRAAGGGGGADGPRHGTTGSVGSAGSQGRVTPVPERDGDGPGAPEADEEAAADPELDPAADSRSQGDGSSTESGAEGGKDQPRDASQRWQPAPGSKAAMLVKVNSMSRSQPLPALPPPQQPQPQQQPQQQPQQQPQQQPQQQPQQHLQHSAHSKANTFTLHPSGSKPQGYKMAPSGKMTPDARQAHHLRKASNGSFCLVTPDGSHPSPLLHRSQTSTPRPVSPQYGRTTPIYDEPVSACPIYDEPPTDMEIEGAHLSNGPPPSRLTPTHSLQKPRQLQHPGSSHSGSRHRTNPSASDYSPAGLECIKHMINVDPKQGLLPGSPVPTRSPSPASRQDPAPTQTHAQPQAHSLPQARGPSRDREPGTPGPSTLDKKQSWRVLEATVQRAMEARHSRQSSQAEQDFPASSTPLATANYQDSGYSTGPSPSLRRKSRRRMGAGGAGGRPGSVGSSGELCALNERLMAEMREVVSRSNTMREVRAGLDPEVGATAVVPQTCSPADSLRWYGGGGSASSCASREELAATPRSLGRAGHPALPPLEIPGRQKRTYEKVDTLELSVNSQASLSSPETPGPPSQEGTLELQAQLESRKKGMADGRTASLGPHRPVSHDGGEDGAGGRARGSSYQLSYATLRQPPPPSAVGMEDWASKHLNMHTQGLFRRRVSIANMLSWSRGSIKKPMLVTSNRAVRKEACEMFKLVQAYMLDRPSRLDRRHCGLLIITKCWDMPGLRDELYVQLVRQTTGNAALRSLASGWELMAVSLAFFAPSPKFRCYLEGYIQRHTEPASDKKLTQFILEQQELKLKKSRKKRKQSTDEDEGLPISTYAKFCYRKLQKVAITGGKKGLRKPTLEEIDHSRRAIVTPSLFGSSLEEVMERQSELFPDRKLPWVQVQLSQYVLALGGAQTEGIFRVPGDIDEVNALKLQVDQWRIPENLSDPNVPASLMKLWYRELEEPLIPLNFYLQCVSNCDDPVAAITVVQSLPELNRLVLCYFIHFLQVFAQPSNVAVTKMDVNNLAMVMAPNCLRCQSDDPRVIFENTRKEMSFLRMLIVHLETGFIEGVV, from the exons ATGAACACCAAGCAGACCCACAATGCACAGCGCAGAGTCGCTGGAGTGGTCTGTGCACCTATGAGAAGTCTGACGGGGGTCAGATGGAGTAAACCAGACGGGATGGAGCCGCGTCGGGTTTACGAAGCGGCGCTGTTAACGTCGGACAACGAGACGAGTCCACAGCGCCCCGACCCGGAGAGCCTCTGTGGGGATGGAAGCCAAGCTGCCTCTCACAAGTCACTTGTTCTGTCGCTCTGCAGCCTCTTTAT CGCTGATTGGGTGGAGATCCTGGAGCCGCGCTCCCGCGAGCGCATGTACGTGAACTTGACCACCGGCGAGTGCGGCTGGGACCCCCCGCTGGACGTTCCGGTCCGCCAGGCAGACGGCAACCAGTGGTGGGAGCTCTTCGACCCCCAGAGCGGCCGCTTCTACTACTACAACTCGACCGGGCGGCGCACGGTCTGGCACCGGCCCCAGGGAGCCGACATCGTGCCCCTCTCCCAGCTCCAGGCCATGAGACGGTGCAGCGAGGCGAAGCGAGCCgcggggggcggcggcggcgcggacGGGCCGCGCCACGGCACCACGGGGAGCGTCGGGAGCGCCGGCAGCCAGGGGCGCGTCACGCCCGTGCCCGAGCGGGATGGAGACGGCCCCGGAGCTCCGGAGGCCGACGAGGAGGCCGCCGCCGACCCCGAGCTGGACCCCGCGGCGGACAGCAGGTCGCAGGGAGACGGGAGCAGCACCGAAAGCGGCGCCGAGGGCGGCAAAGACCAGCCGAG gGACGCCTCTCAAAGATGGCAGCCTGCGCCTGGCTCTAAGGCAGCCATGTTGGTGAAAGTGAACAGCATGAGCCGTAGCCAGCCCCTTCCCGCCTTGCCGCCGCCACAGCAGCCGCAGCCGCAACAGCAGCCGCAACAGCAGCCGCAACAGCAGCCGCAACAGCAGCCGCAACAGCAGCCGCAGCAACACCTCCAGCACAGTGCACACAGCAAAGCCAACACCTTCACCCTGCACCCGTCCGGCAGCAAGCCCCAGGGATATAAAATGGCCCCTTCTGGCAAAATGACCCCTGACGCGCGTCAGGCCCATCACCTGAGAAAAGCCAGCAATGGCAGCTTCTGTTTGGTGACGCCCGACGGCAGCCATCCCAGTCCCCTCCTTCACCGATCACAGACCAGCACCCCGCGCCCCGTCTCTCCCCAGTACGGCCGCACGACCCCAATCTACGACGAGCCGGTGTCGGCGTGTCCCATATACGACGAGCCCCCGACCGACATGGAGATAGAGGGGGCGCACCTGTCCAACGGACCGCCTCCGTCTCGCCTGACGCCGACCCACAGCCTCCAGAAACCCAGACAGCTCCAGCACCCCGGTTCTTCTCATTCAGGGTCCAGACACAGGACGAACCCCTCCGCCTCTGACTACAGCCCAGCTGGTCTGGAGTGCATCAAGCACATGATCAACGTGGACCCCAAGCAGGGGCTGCTGCCCGGCTCTCCCGTACCCACGCGGTCCCCTTCCCCCGCCTCCAGGCAGGATCCTGCCCCGACCCAAACACACGCCCAGCCCCAGGCCCACTCTTTGCCCCAGGCTCGAGGCCCGTCGAGGGACAGAGAGCCAGGGACCCCTGGCCCAAGCACACTGGACAAGAAGCAGAGCTGGCGGGTCCTCGAGGCCACCGTCCAGCGCGCCATGGAGGCCCGACACAGCAGGCAGAGCAGCCAGGCAGAGCAAGACttccccgcctcctccacccccctggCCACAGCAAACTATCAGGACTCTGGTTACTCCACCGGCCCCTCTCCCAGTCTGAGGagaaagagcaggaggaggatgggagccGGCGGCGCGGGCGGCCGCCCGGGGTCGGTGGGCAGCAGCGGGGAGCTGTGCGCCCTCAACGAGAGGCTCATGGCCGAGATGAGGGAGGTGGTGAGTCGCTCCAACACCATGAGGGAGGTGCGAGCCGGGCTGGATCCGGAGGTGGGGGCGACGGCGGTCGTGCCGCAGACGTGCTCCCCCGCCGACTCGCTCCGGTGGTACGGGGGAGGGGGTTCGGCGAGCAGTTGCGCGTCGCGGGAGGAGCTCGCCGCGACTCCCCGGTCACTGGGTCGGGCCGGCCACCCGGCGCTGCCGCCGCTGGAGATACCCGGGAGGCAGAAAAGGACCTACGAGAAGGTGGACACCTTGGAGCTGAGTGTGAACAGCCAGGCCAGCCTGTCCTCGCCAGAGACCCCCGGGCCGCCCTCCcag gaggGCACCCTTGAACTGCAGGCTCAGTTGGAGAGCAGGAAGAAAGGCATGGCGGACGGGCGGACCGCGTCCCTGGGCCCTCACCGGCCCGTCAGCCACGACGGCGGGGAGGACGGCGCCGGAGGCCGAGCGAGGGGATCCTCCTACCAGCTCTCCTACGCCACCCTGCGGCAGCCCCCGCCCCCCAGCGCCGTGGGCATGGAGGACTGGGCCAGCAAGCACCTCAACATGCACACGCAGGGCCTGTTCCGCCGGCGCGTCTCCATCGCCAACATGCTGTCGTGGAGCCGCGGCTCCATCAAGAAGCCCATGCTCGTCACCAGCAACCGCGCCGTCCGCAAGGAGGCCTGCGAGATGTTCAAGCTGGTGCAGGCCTACATGCTGGACCGGCCGTCGCGCCTGGACCGCCGGCACTGCGGCCTGCTCATCATCACCAAGTGCTGGGACATGCCGGGGCTGCGGGACGAGCTGTACGTGCAGCTGGTGAGGCAGACCACGGGCAACGCCGCGCTGAGGAGCCTGGCGTCCGGCTGGGAGCTGATGGCGGTCAGCCTGGCGTTCTTCGCCCCCTCGCCCAAGTTCCGCTGCTACCTGGAGGGCTACATCCAGAGACACACGGAGCCCGCCAGCGACAAGAAAT TGACTCAGTTCATCTTGGAGCAGCAGGAGCTGAAGCTGAAGAAGTccagaaagaagaggaaacagAGCACCGATGAGGACGAAG GTCTGCCCATCAGCACGTACGCCAAGTTCTGCTATCGGAAGCTGCAGAAGGTGGCGATCACCGGCGGCAAAAAG GGCCTCCGCAAGCCCACCTTGGAGGAGATCGACCACAGCCGGCGGGCCATCGTCACGCCCTCCCTGTTCGGCagctctctggaggaggtgatggagcggCAGAGCGAGCTCTTCCCCGACAGGAAGCTGCCCTGGGTGCAGGTCCAGCTCTCCCAGTACGTGCTGGCTCTGGGCGGGGCTCAGACGGAGGGCATCTTCAG aGTGCCTGGAGACATCGATGAAGTGAATGCTCTGAAGCTCCAAGTCGACCAGTGGAGGATCCCAGAGAATCTCTCCGATCCCAACGTTCCTG CCTCCCTCATGAAGCTGTGGTACCGAGAGCTGGAGGAGCCGCTCATCCCGTTGAACTTCTACCTGCAGTGCGTCAGCAACTGCGACGACCCGGTGGCGGCCATCACTGTAGTCCAGTCTCTGCCGGAGCTCAACAGGCTGGTGCTCTGCTACTTCATCCACTTCCTGCAG GTGTTCGCTCAGCCGTCCAACGTGGCCGTGACCAAGATGGACGTGAACAACCTGGCCATGGTGATGGCGCCCAACTGCCTCCGCTGCCAGTCCGACGACCCGCGGGTCATCTTCGAGAACACGCGCAAGGAGATGTCCTTCCTGCGAATGCTGattgttcacctggagacgggTTTCATTGAAGGGGTGGTGTAG
- the arhgap46a gene encoding rho GTPase-activating protein 39 isoform X3, with protein sequence MAGTSADWVEILEPRSRERMYVNLTTGECGWDPPLDVPVRQADGNQWWELFDPQSGRFYYYNSTGRRTVWHRPQGADIVPLSQLQAMRRCSEAKRAAGGGGGADGPRHGTTGSVGSAGSQGRVTPVPERDGDGPGAPEADEEAAADPELDPAADSRSQGDGSSTESGAEGGKDQPRDASQRWQPAPGSKAAMLVKVNSMSRSQPLPALPPPQQPQPQQQPQQQPQQQPQQQPQQQPQQHLQHSAHSKANTFTLHPSGSKPQGYKMAPSGKMTPDARQAHHLRKASNGSFCLVTPDGSHPSPLLHRSQTSTPRPVSPQYGRTTPIYDEPVSACPIYDEPPTDMEIEGAHLSNGPPPSRLTPTHSLQKPRQLQHPGSSHSGSRHRTNPSASDYSPAGLECIKHMINVDPKQGLLPGSPVPTRSPSPASRQDPAPTQTHAQPQAHSLPQARGPSRDREPGTPGPSTLDKKQSWRVLEATVQRAMEARHSRQSSQAEQDFPASSTPLATANYQDSGYSTGPSPSLRRKSRRRMGAGGAGGRPGSVGSSGELCALNERLMAEMREVVSRSNTMREVRAGLDPEVGATAVVPQTCSPADSLRWYGGGGSASSCASREELAATPRSLGRAGHPALPPLEIPGRQKRTYEKVDTLELSVNSQASLSSPETPGPPSQEGTLELQAQLESRKKGMADGRTASLGPHRPVSHDGGEDGAGGRARGSSYQLSYATLRQPPPPSAVGMEDWASKHLNMHTQGLFRRRVSIANMLSWSRGSIKKPMLVTSNRAVRKEACEMFKLVQAYMLDRPSRLDRRHCGLLIITKCWDMPGLRDELYVQLVRQTTGNAALRSLASGWELMAVSLAFFAPSPKFRCYLEGYIQRHTEPASDKKCESQTEQQVTQFILEQQELKLKKSRKKRKQSTDEDEGLPISTYAKFCYRKLQKVAITGGKKGLRKPTLEEIDHSRRAIVTPSLFGSSLEEVMERQSELFPDRKLPWVQVQLSQYVLALGGAQTEGIFRVPGDIDEVNALKLQVDQWRIPENLSDPNVPASLMKLWYRELEEPLIPLNFYLQCVSNCDDPVAAITVVQSLPELNRLVLCYFIHFLQVFAQPSNVAVTKMDVNNLAMVMAPNCLRCQSDDPRVIFENTRKEMSFLRMLIVHLETGFIEGVV encoded by the exons ATGGCCGGGACAAG CGCTGATTGGGTGGAGATCCTGGAGCCGCGCTCCCGCGAGCGCATGTACGTGAACTTGACCACCGGCGAGTGCGGCTGGGACCCCCCGCTGGACGTTCCGGTCCGCCAGGCAGACGGCAACCAGTGGTGGGAGCTCTTCGACCCCCAGAGCGGCCGCTTCTACTACTACAACTCGACCGGGCGGCGCACGGTCTGGCACCGGCCCCAGGGAGCCGACATCGTGCCCCTCTCCCAGCTCCAGGCCATGAGACGGTGCAGCGAGGCGAAGCGAGCCgcggggggcggcggcggcgcggacGGGCCGCGCCACGGCACCACGGGGAGCGTCGGGAGCGCCGGCAGCCAGGGGCGCGTCACGCCCGTGCCCGAGCGGGATGGAGACGGCCCCGGAGCTCCGGAGGCCGACGAGGAGGCCGCCGCCGACCCCGAGCTGGACCCCGCGGCGGACAGCAGGTCGCAGGGAGACGGGAGCAGCACCGAAAGCGGCGCCGAGGGCGGCAAAGACCAGCCGAG gGACGCCTCTCAAAGATGGCAGCCTGCGCCTGGCTCTAAGGCAGCCATGTTGGTGAAAGTGAACAGCATGAGCCGTAGCCAGCCCCTTCCCGCCTTGCCGCCGCCACAGCAGCCGCAGCCGCAACAGCAGCCGCAACAGCAGCCGCAACAGCAGCCGCAACAGCAGCCGCAACAGCAGCCGCAGCAACACCTCCAGCACAGTGCACACAGCAAAGCCAACACCTTCACCCTGCACCCGTCCGGCAGCAAGCCCCAGGGATATAAAATGGCCCCTTCTGGCAAAATGACCCCTGACGCGCGTCAGGCCCATCACCTGAGAAAAGCCAGCAATGGCAGCTTCTGTTTGGTGACGCCCGACGGCAGCCATCCCAGTCCCCTCCTTCACCGATCACAGACCAGCACCCCGCGCCCCGTCTCTCCCCAGTACGGCCGCACGACCCCAATCTACGACGAGCCGGTGTCGGCGTGTCCCATATACGACGAGCCCCCGACCGACATGGAGATAGAGGGGGCGCACCTGTCCAACGGACCGCCTCCGTCTCGCCTGACGCCGACCCACAGCCTCCAGAAACCCAGACAGCTCCAGCACCCCGGTTCTTCTCATTCAGGGTCCAGACACAGGACGAACCCCTCCGCCTCTGACTACAGCCCAGCTGGTCTGGAGTGCATCAAGCACATGATCAACGTGGACCCCAAGCAGGGGCTGCTGCCCGGCTCTCCCGTACCCACGCGGTCCCCTTCCCCCGCCTCCAGGCAGGATCCTGCCCCGACCCAAACACACGCCCAGCCCCAGGCCCACTCTTTGCCCCAGGCTCGAGGCCCGTCGAGGGACAGAGAGCCAGGGACCCCTGGCCCAAGCACACTGGACAAGAAGCAGAGCTGGCGGGTCCTCGAGGCCACCGTCCAGCGCGCCATGGAGGCCCGACACAGCAGGCAGAGCAGCCAGGCAGAGCAAGACttccccgcctcctccacccccctggCCACAGCAAACTATCAGGACTCTGGTTACTCCACCGGCCCCTCTCCCAGTCTGAGGagaaagagcaggaggaggatgggagccGGCGGCGCGGGCGGCCGCCCGGGGTCGGTGGGCAGCAGCGGGGAGCTGTGCGCCCTCAACGAGAGGCTCATGGCCGAGATGAGGGAGGTGGTGAGTCGCTCCAACACCATGAGGGAGGTGCGAGCCGGGCTGGATCCGGAGGTGGGGGCGACGGCGGTCGTGCCGCAGACGTGCTCCCCCGCCGACTCGCTCCGGTGGTACGGGGGAGGGGGTTCGGCGAGCAGTTGCGCGTCGCGGGAGGAGCTCGCCGCGACTCCCCGGTCACTGGGTCGGGCCGGCCACCCGGCGCTGCCGCCGCTGGAGATACCCGGGAGGCAGAAAAGGACCTACGAGAAGGTGGACACCTTGGAGCTGAGTGTGAACAGCCAGGCCAGCCTGTCCTCGCCAGAGACCCCCGGGCCGCCCTCCcag gaggGCACCCTTGAACTGCAGGCTCAGTTGGAGAGCAGGAAGAAAGGCATGGCGGACGGGCGGACCGCGTCCCTGGGCCCTCACCGGCCCGTCAGCCACGACGGCGGGGAGGACGGCGCCGGAGGCCGAGCGAGGGGATCCTCCTACCAGCTCTCCTACGCCACCCTGCGGCAGCCCCCGCCCCCCAGCGCCGTGGGCATGGAGGACTGGGCCAGCAAGCACCTCAACATGCACACGCAGGGCCTGTTCCGCCGGCGCGTCTCCATCGCCAACATGCTGTCGTGGAGCCGCGGCTCCATCAAGAAGCCCATGCTCGTCACCAGCAACCGCGCCGTCCGCAAGGAGGCCTGCGAGATGTTCAAGCTGGTGCAGGCCTACATGCTGGACCGGCCGTCGCGCCTGGACCGCCGGCACTGCGGCCTGCTCATCATCACCAAGTGCTGGGACATGCCGGGGCTGCGGGACGAGCTGTACGTGCAGCTGGTGAGGCAGACCACGGGCAACGCCGCGCTGAGGAGCCTGGCGTCCGGCTGGGAGCTGATGGCGGTCAGCCTGGCGTTCTTCGCCCCCTCGCCCAAGTTCCGCTGCTACCTGGAGGGCTACATCCAGAGACACACGGAGCCCGCCAGCGACAAGAAATGTGAGTCTCAGACTGAGCAACAGG TGACTCAGTTCATCTTGGAGCAGCAGGAGCTGAAGCTGAAGAAGTccagaaagaagaggaaacagAGCACCGATGAGGACGAAG GTCTGCCCATCAGCACGTACGCCAAGTTCTGCTATCGGAAGCTGCAGAAGGTGGCGATCACCGGCGGCAAAAAG GGCCTCCGCAAGCCCACCTTGGAGGAGATCGACCACAGCCGGCGGGCCATCGTCACGCCCTCCCTGTTCGGCagctctctggaggaggtgatggagcggCAGAGCGAGCTCTTCCCCGACAGGAAGCTGCCCTGGGTGCAGGTCCAGCTCTCCCAGTACGTGCTGGCTCTGGGCGGGGCTCAGACGGAGGGCATCTTCAG aGTGCCTGGAGACATCGATGAAGTGAATGCTCTGAAGCTCCAAGTCGACCAGTGGAGGATCCCAGAGAATCTCTCCGATCCCAACGTTCCTG CCTCCCTCATGAAGCTGTGGTACCGAGAGCTGGAGGAGCCGCTCATCCCGTTGAACTTCTACCTGCAGTGCGTCAGCAACTGCGACGACCCGGTGGCGGCCATCACTGTAGTCCAGTCTCTGCCGGAGCTCAACAGGCTGGTGCTCTGCTACTTCATCCACTTCCTGCAG GTGTTCGCTCAGCCGTCCAACGTGGCCGTGACCAAGATGGACGTGAACAACCTGGCCATGGTGATGGCGCCCAACTGCCTCCGCTGCCAGTCCGACGACCCGCGGGTCATCTTCGAGAACACGCGCAAGGAGATGTCCTTCCTGCGAATGCTGattgttcacctggagacgggTTTCATTGAAGGGGTGGTGTAG
- the arhgap46a gene encoding rho GTPase-activating protein 39 isoform X1, whose protein sequence is MNTKQTHNAQRRVAGVVCAPMRSLTGVRWSKPDGMEPRRVYEAALLTSDNETSPQRPDPESLCGDGSQAASHKSLVLSLCSLFIADWVEILEPRSRERMYVNLTTGECGWDPPLDVPVRQADGNQWWELFDPQSGRFYYYNSTGRRTVWHRPQGADIVPLSQLQAMRRCSEAKRAAGGGGGADGPRHGTTGSVGSAGSQGRVTPVPERDGDGPGAPEADEEAAADPELDPAADSRSQGDGSSTESGAEGGKDQPRDASQRWQPAPGSKAAMLVKVNSMSRSQPLPALPPPQQPQPQQQPQQQPQQQPQQQPQQQPQQHLQHSAHSKANTFTLHPSGSKPQGYKMAPSGKMTPDARQAHHLRKASNGSFCLVTPDGSHPSPLLHRSQTSTPRPVSPQYGRTTPIYDEPVSACPIYDEPPTDMEIEGAHLSNGPPPSRLTPTHSLQKPRQLQHPGSSHSGSRHRTNPSASDYSPAGLECIKHMINVDPKQGLLPGSPVPTRSPSPASRQDPAPTQTHAQPQAHSLPQARGPSRDREPGTPGPSTLDKKQSWRVLEATVQRAMEARHSRQSSQAEQDFPASSTPLATANYQDSGYSTGPSPSLRRKSRRRMGAGGAGGRPGSVGSSGELCALNERLMAEMREVVSRSNTMREVRAGLDPEVGATAVVPQTCSPADSLRWYGGGGSASSCASREELAATPRSLGRAGHPALPPLEIPGRQKRTYEKVDTLELSVNSQASLSSPETPGPPSQEGTLELQAQLESRKKGMADGRTASLGPHRPVSHDGGEDGAGGRARGSSYQLSYATLRQPPPPSAVGMEDWASKHLNMHTQGLFRRRVSIANMLSWSRGSIKKPMLVTSNRAVRKEACEMFKLVQAYMLDRPSRLDRRHCGLLIITKCWDMPGLRDELYVQLVRQTTGNAALRSLASGWELMAVSLAFFAPSPKFRCYLEGYIQRHTEPASDKKCESQTEQQVTQFILEQQELKLKKSRKKRKQSTDEDEGLPISTYAKFCYRKLQKVAITGGKKGLRKPTLEEIDHSRRAIVTPSLFGSSLEEVMERQSELFPDRKLPWVQVQLSQYVLALGGAQTEGIFRVPGDIDEVNALKLQVDQWRIPENLSDPNVPASLMKLWYRELEEPLIPLNFYLQCVSNCDDPVAAITVVQSLPELNRLVLCYFIHFLQVFAQPSNVAVTKMDVNNLAMVMAPNCLRCQSDDPRVIFENTRKEMSFLRMLIVHLETGFIEGVV, encoded by the exons ATGAACACCAAGCAGACCCACAATGCACAGCGCAGAGTCGCTGGAGTGGTCTGTGCACCTATGAGAAGTCTGACGGGGGTCAGATGGAGTAAACCAGACGGGATGGAGCCGCGTCGGGTTTACGAAGCGGCGCTGTTAACGTCGGACAACGAGACGAGTCCACAGCGCCCCGACCCGGAGAGCCTCTGTGGGGATGGAAGCCAAGCTGCCTCTCACAAGTCACTTGTTCTGTCGCTCTGCAGCCTCTTTAT CGCTGATTGGGTGGAGATCCTGGAGCCGCGCTCCCGCGAGCGCATGTACGTGAACTTGACCACCGGCGAGTGCGGCTGGGACCCCCCGCTGGACGTTCCGGTCCGCCAGGCAGACGGCAACCAGTGGTGGGAGCTCTTCGACCCCCAGAGCGGCCGCTTCTACTACTACAACTCGACCGGGCGGCGCACGGTCTGGCACCGGCCCCAGGGAGCCGACATCGTGCCCCTCTCCCAGCTCCAGGCCATGAGACGGTGCAGCGAGGCGAAGCGAGCCgcggggggcggcggcggcgcggacGGGCCGCGCCACGGCACCACGGGGAGCGTCGGGAGCGCCGGCAGCCAGGGGCGCGTCACGCCCGTGCCCGAGCGGGATGGAGACGGCCCCGGAGCTCCGGAGGCCGACGAGGAGGCCGCCGCCGACCCCGAGCTGGACCCCGCGGCGGACAGCAGGTCGCAGGGAGACGGGAGCAGCACCGAAAGCGGCGCCGAGGGCGGCAAAGACCAGCCGAG gGACGCCTCTCAAAGATGGCAGCCTGCGCCTGGCTCTAAGGCAGCCATGTTGGTGAAAGTGAACAGCATGAGCCGTAGCCAGCCCCTTCCCGCCTTGCCGCCGCCACAGCAGCCGCAGCCGCAACAGCAGCCGCAACAGCAGCCGCAACAGCAGCCGCAACAGCAGCCGCAACAGCAGCCGCAGCAACACCTCCAGCACAGTGCACACAGCAAAGCCAACACCTTCACCCTGCACCCGTCCGGCAGCAAGCCCCAGGGATATAAAATGGCCCCTTCTGGCAAAATGACCCCTGACGCGCGTCAGGCCCATCACCTGAGAAAAGCCAGCAATGGCAGCTTCTGTTTGGTGACGCCCGACGGCAGCCATCCCAGTCCCCTCCTTCACCGATCACAGACCAGCACCCCGCGCCCCGTCTCTCCCCAGTACGGCCGCACGACCCCAATCTACGACGAGCCGGTGTCGGCGTGTCCCATATACGACGAGCCCCCGACCGACATGGAGATAGAGGGGGCGCACCTGTCCAACGGACCGCCTCCGTCTCGCCTGACGCCGACCCACAGCCTCCAGAAACCCAGACAGCTCCAGCACCCCGGTTCTTCTCATTCAGGGTCCAGACACAGGACGAACCCCTCCGCCTCTGACTACAGCCCAGCTGGTCTGGAGTGCATCAAGCACATGATCAACGTGGACCCCAAGCAGGGGCTGCTGCCCGGCTCTCCCGTACCCACGCGGTCCCCTTCCCCCGCCTCCAGGCAGGATCCTGCCCCGACCCAAACACACGCCCAGCCCCAGGCCCACTCTTTGCCCCAGGCTCGAGGCCCGTCGAGGGACAGAGAGCCAGGGACCCCTGGCCCAAGCACACTGGACAAGAAGCAGAGCTGGCGGGTCCTCGAGGCCACCGTCCAGCGCGCCATGGAGGCCCGACACAGCAGGCAGAGCAGCCAGGCAGAGCAAGACttccccgcctcctccacccccctggCCACAGCAAACTATCAGGACTCTGGTTACTCCACCGGCCCCTCTCCCAGTCTGAGGagaaagagcaggaggaggatgggagccGGCGGCGCGGGCGGCCGCCCGGGGTCGGTGGGCAGCAGCGGGGAGCTGTGCGCCCTCAACGAGAGGCTCATGGCCGAGATGAGGGAGGTGGTGAGTCGCTCCAACACCATGAGGGAGGTGCGAGCCGGGCTGGATCCGGAGGTGGGGGCGACGGCGGTCGTGCCGCAGACGTGCTCCCCCGCCGACTCGCTCCGGTGGTACGGGGGAGGGGGTTCGGCGAGCAGTTGCGCGTCGCGGGAGGAGCTCGCCGCGACTCCCCGGTCACTGGGTCGGGCCGGCCACCCGGCGCTGCCGCCGCTGGAGATACCCGGGAGGCAGAAAAGGACCTACGAGAAGGTGGACACCTTGGAGCTGAGTGTGAACAGCCAGGCCAGCCTGTCCTCGCCAGAGACCCCCGGGCCGCCCTCCcag gaggGCACCCTTGAACTGCAGGCTCAGTTGGAGAGCAGGAAGAAAGGCATGGCGGACGGGCGGACCGCGTCCCTGGGCCCTCACCGGCCCGTCAGCCACGACGGCGGGGAGGACGGCGCCGGAGGCCGAGCGAGGGGATCCTCCTACCAGCTCTCCTACGCCACCCTGCGGCAGCCCCCGCCCCCCAGCGCCGTGGGCATGGAGGACTGGGCCAGCAAGCACCTCAACATGCACACGCAGGGCCTGTTCCGCCGGCGCGTCTCCATCGCCAACATGCTGTCGTGGAGCCGCGGCTCCATCAAGAAGCCCATGCTCGTCACCAGCAACCGCGCCGTCCGCAAGGAGGCCTGCGAGATGTTCAAGCTGGTGCAGGCCTACATGCTGGACCGGCCGTCGCGCCTGGACCGCCGGCACTGCGGCCTGCTCATCATCACCAAGTGCTGGGACATGCCGGGGCTGCGGGACGAGCTGTACGTGCAGCTGGTGAGGCAGACCACGGGCAACGCCGCGCTGAGGAGCCTGGCGTCCGGCTGGGAGCTGATGGCGGTCAGCCTGGCGTTCTTCGCCCCCTCGCCCAAGTTCCGCTGCTACCTGGAGGGCTACATCCAGAGACACACGGAGCCCGCCAGCGACAAGAAATGTGAGTCTCAGACTGAGCAACAGG TGACTCAGTTCATCTTGGAGCAGCAGGAGCTGAAGCTGAAGAAGTccagaaagaagaggaaacagAGCACCGATGAGGACGAAG GTCTGCCCATCAGCACGTACGCCAAGTTCTGCTATCGGAAGCTGCAGAAGGTGGCGATCACCGGCGGCAAAAAG GGCCTCCGCAAGCCCACCTTGGAGGAGATCGACCACAGCCGGCGGGCCATCGTCACGCCCTCCCTGTTCGGCagctctctggaggaggtgatggagcggCAGAGCGAGCTCTTCCCCGACAGGAAGCTGCCCTGGGTGCAGGTCCAGCTCTCCCAGTACGTGCTGGCTCTGGGCGGGGCTCAGACGGAGGGCATCTTCAG aGTGCCTGGAGACATCGATGAAGTGAATGCTCTGAAGCTCCAAGTCGACCAGTGGAGGATCCCAGAGAATCTCTCCGATCCCAACGTTCCTG CCTCCCTCATGAAGCTGTGGTACCGAGAGCTGGAGGAGCCGCTCATCCCGTTGAACTTCTACCTGCAGTGCGTCAGCAACTGCGACGACCCGGTGGCGGCCATCACTGTAGTCCAGTCTCTGCCGGAGCTCAACAGGCTGGTGCTCTGCTACTTCATCCACTTCCTGCAG GTGTTCGCTCAGCCGTCCAACGTGGCCGTGACCAAGATGGACGTGAACAACCTGGCCATGGTGATGGCGCCCAACTGCCTCCGCTGCCAGTCCGACGACCCGCGGGTCATCTTCGAGAACACGCGCAAGGAGATGTCCTTCCTGCGAATGCTGattgttcacctggagacgggTTTCATTGAAGGGGTGGTGTAG